In Moorena sp. SIOASIH, the following proteins share a genomic window:
- a CDS encoding L,D-transpeptidase, with product MNGKLSTQRLIVCGLSVAIPLLYAEVATAAADLTNTSFSNWKEIPYESFLPRVETPELSPLEEVNHYLRQEEDFFNNTPRLVIKLSERRVYVYRGDKLEASYPVAIGQPGWETPTGNFQVTQMVQNPVWQHPITGEVVAPGPENPLGPRWMAFWSDGTNYIGFHGTNAEELVGQAVSHGCIRMRNDDVKALYNRVALGTSVTVQE from the coding sequence GTGAACGGAAAACTTTCCACCCAACGCTTAATTGTGTGTGGCTTAAGTGTAGCTATCCCGTTATTATACGCAGAGGTAGCCACCGCCGCCGCTGATCTAACCAATACTAGTTTCTCTAACTGGAAAGAAATTCCCTATGAAAGCTTTCTGCCAAGGGTTGAAACACCAGAATTGTCTCCTCTCGAAGAAGTCAATCACTATCTGCGGCAAGAGGAAGATTTCTTTAATAATACCCCTCGTTTAGTGATTAAACTAAGTGAGCGTCGTGTTTATGTTTATCGAGGAGATAAACTCGAAGCCAGTTATCCAGTTGCCATCGGTCAGCCTGGTTGGGAAACCCCTACAGGCAATTTCCAAGTGACACAGATGGTTCAAAATCCAGTTTGGCAGCATCCTATAACTGGTGAAGTTGTTGCTCCAGGACCAGAAAACCCTCTTGGTCCAAGGTGGATGGCATTTTGGAGTGATGGAACAAACTACATCGGGTTTCATGGTACCAATGCTGAGGAACTTGTGGGACAAGCAGTGTCTCACGGTTGCATCCGGATGCGTAATGATGATGTCAAAGCTTTGTATAACAGAGTGGCTTTGGGAACATCTGTAACAGTACAGGAATAG